In a single window of the Oscillatoria sp. FACHB-1407 genome:
- the dxs gene encoding 1-deoxy-D-xylulose-5-phosphate synthase has product MHLSEVTHPNQLHGLSIHQLKQIARQIREKHLETVAASGGHLGPGLGVVELTLGLYQTLDLDRDKVIWDVGHQAYPHKLITGRYNQFHTLRQKDGVAGYLKRCESKFDHFGAGHASTSISAALGMALARDLQGDRFKVVAVIGDGALTGGMALEAINHAGHLPKTNLLVVLNDNEMSISPNVGAIPRYLNKMRLSPPMQFLTDNLEEQFKHLPFVGDSLSPELSRIKEGMKRLAVPKVGAVFEELGFTYMGPVDGHNLEELIATFQQAHQHHGPVLVHVATTKGKGYAIAEQDQVGYHAQSPFNLATGKAIPASKPKPPDYAKVFAHTLVKLAENNPKIVGITAAMATGTGLDKLQAKLPKQYIDVGIAEQHAVTLAAGLACEGMRPVVAIYSTFLQRAYDQIIHDVCIQKLPVFFCLDRAGIVGADGPTHQGMYDIAYLRCIPNMVLMAPKDEAELQRMIVTGINYTDGAIALRYPRGNGQGVPLMEEGWEPLPIGKAEILRQGDDLLMMGYGTMVHPAMQAAEILSEHGIEATVINARFAKPLDTELILPLARQIGRVVTLEEGCVMGGFGSGVAEAILDAGIAASVTRIGVPDILVDHAKPDESMKALGLTGPQIAERLLKQFNPQPQAVAVSD; this is encoded by the coding sequence ATGCATTTGAGTGAAGTCACACATCCCAATCAATTACACGGTCTATCAATTCATCAGCTTAAGCAAATTGCCCGCCAAATTCGCGAGAAACATCTGGAGACAGTTGCCGCTAGTGGTGGGCATTTAGGTCCGGGCTTAGGTGTGGTAGAACTCACGTTGGGATTGTATCAAACACTTGATTTAGATCGTGACAAAGTGATTTGGGATGTGGGGCATCAGGCGTATCCTCACAAGCTCATTACTGGACGATACAACCAATTTCATACACTGCGCCAAAAAGATGGTGTTGCCGGATATCTCAAGCGATGCGAAAGCAAGTTTGACCACTTCGGAGCAGGGCACGCCTCCACTAGCATCTCTGCGGCATTGGGCATGGCACTGGCACGCGATTTACAGGGCGATCGCTTCAAAGTGGTTGCTGTGATTGGCGATGGTGCTCTAACGGGGGGTATGGCTCTGGAGGCCATCAACCATGCTGGACATTTGCCAAAGACTAATTTGCTGGTCGTTTTGAACGATAACGAGATGTCTATCTCTCCCAACGTTGGAGCGATTCCTCGCTATCTCAACAAAATGCGGCTGAGTCCCCCAATGCAGTTCCTCACCGACAATCTAGAGGAGCAGTTTAAGCACCTGCCGTTTGTGGGTGATTCCCTGTCCCCCGAATTGAGCCGGATCAAAGAAGGGATGAAGCGGTTGGCGGTTCCCAAAGTCGGGGCTGTGTTCGAGGAATTGGGCTTTACCTACATGGGTCCCGTTGATGGTCACAATCTGGAGGAACTGATTGCCACCTTCCAGCAGGCACACCAGCATCACGGTCCGGTGTTGGTCCATGTGGCGACCACGAAAGGTAAGGGATATGCGATCGCTGAACAAGATCAGGTCGGCTATCATGCTCAATCACCCTTTAACTTAGCTACTGGCAAGGCAATTCCAGCCAGCAAGCCCAAGCCACCCGATTACGCTAAAGTGTTTGCCCATACGCTGGTCAAATTGGCAGAAAACAATCCCAAAATTGTCGGCATTACCGCTGCGATGGCAACGGGAACAGGGCTGGATAAATTGCAAGCCAAATTGCCCAAGCAATATATTGATGTGGGCATTGCCGAGCAACATGCTGTGACGTTGGCAGCAGGTTTAGCGTGTGAAGGGATGCGTCCGGTCGTGGCAATTTATTCCACCTTCCTGCAACGGGCGTACGACCAGATTATTCACGATGTCTGCATTCAAAAGTTGCCCGTGTTCTTCTGCCTCGATCGCGCGGGTATTGTTGGAGCCGACGGTCCCACCCATCAAGGCATGTATGACATTGCCTATCTGCGGTGCATCCCCAACATGGTGTTGATGGCTCCTAAAGACGAAGCAGAACTCCAACGCATGATCGTCACGGGTATCAATTACACCGATGGGGCGATCGCCCTCCGTTACCCACGCGGCAACGGTCAAGGCGTTCCCCTCATGGAGGAAGGTTGGGAACCGTTGCCCATTGGGAAGGCAGAGATTTTACGGCAAGGCGATGACCTGCTGATGATGGGCTATGGCACAATGGTTCATCCTGCGATGCAAGCCGCTGAAATTCTCAGCGAACATGGCATTGAGGCAACCGTGATTAATGCCCGTTTTGCCAAACCCCTCGACACCGAACTGATCTTGCCTCTCGCTCGACAAATCGGACGGGTGGTCACGCTAGAAGAAGGCTGTGTCATGGGTGGCTTTGGCTCTGGAGTCGCTGAGGCAATTCTTGATGCTGGCATTGCAGCCTCCGTCACTCGGATTGGTGTGCCTGACATTCTCGTGGATCATGCTAAGCCGGATGAATCAATGAAGGCATTGGGGTTAACGGGTCCTCAAATTGCAGAGCGATTGCTGAAGCAATTTAACCCCCAACCTCAAGCAGTCGCTGTAAGTGACTAG
- a CDS encoding type IV pilus twitching motility protein PilT — translation MTDAQRPLTPPPAPRTPPPPPPARPGSAAASVGSTQMMPPQTVAAPPSTSAGANPTMPAAAPKMPPAAPPPPAGHRPAAPPPMQSTSRNKPSPGHPTMEQLIKEAYDKGFSDVHVGVGEVPRFRNRGEIDITEYPVTDQSTFFSWLEELLQDDEIKRFKEHLDFDGAAQYDFARVRINIFDTMRGPAMVLRLIPVKILTMEQLNLPPVFKDICHYHKGLILVTGPTGSGKSTTMAAMIDYINKEMPKNIITIEDPIEFVHKSQKSLIKQREVGMHTLKFDNALKASLREDPDIILVGEMRDQETVNTALKAAQTGHLVMGTLHTNSAVKTIERILNLYPPDQQAPMRVAIAESLVAVIAQGLCRTTDGKRAAFHDIMINTDAIRDYIRKGEIDEIEAIIPRCTFDGMCTMNQSLYKLYEAGRITEETALEMSPKPNEMAQILRGRV, via the coding sequence ATGACAGACGCACAACGACCGCTTACACCCCCTCCAGCTCCCCGTACTCCCCCTCCGCCTCCTCCAGCTCGGCCGGGGTCTGCGGCTGCCTCTGTCGGCTCAACCCAAATGATGCCACCGCAAACAGTTGCAGCACCCCCCTCAACCAGCGCAGGGGCAAACCCCACCATGCCTGCCGCTGCACCTAAAATGCCGCCTGCCGCACCCCCTCCCCCTGCTGGGCACCGCCCTGCTGCACCGCCACCGATGCAGAGCACCAGCCGCAACAAGCCAAGCCCAGGGCATCCAACGATGGAGCAACTGATCAAGGAGGCTTATGACAAGGGTTTCTCTGACGTTCACGTTGGGGTTGGCGAGGTGCCTCGTTTCCGAAATCGCGGTGAGATCGACATTACAGAATATCCTGTCACAGACCAGTCAACTTTTTTTAGTTGGTTGGAGGAATTGTTGCAGGATGATGAGATCAAACGATTTAAGGAACATTTAGATTTTGACGGTGCGGCTCAGTATGACTTCGCACGGGTGCGGATCAACATCTTTGACACCATGCGAGGACCAGCCATGGTGCTCCGTTTGATTCCCGTTAAGATCTTGACGATGGAGCAGTTAAACCTGCCACCTGTTTTCAAAGATATTTGTCACTATCACAAGGGTTTGATTCTGGTGACGGGTCCAACGGGTTCCGGTAAGTCCACCACGATGGCAGCCATGATTGACTACATCAACAAGGAGATGCCGAAGAACATCATCACCATCGAAGACCCCATCGAATTTGTTCACAAGAGCCAAAAATCGTTGATCAAACAGCGGGAAGTGGGAATGCACACCCTGAAATTTGACAACGCATTGAAGGCATCTTTGCGGGAAGACCCGGATATCATTCTGGTGGGTGAAATGCGGGACCAGGAAACGGTGAACACTGCCCTGAAAGCCGCTCAAACCGGGCACCTTGTGATGGGAACGCTGCACACTAACAGTGCGGTTAAAACCATTGAGCGTATTCTCAACCTGTATCCACCTGACCAACAGGCACCGATGCGGGTGGCGATCGCTGAATCCTTAGTCGCGGTGATTGCTCAAGGTTTGTGTCGGACGACCGATGGTAAACGGGCAGCCTTCCATGACATCATGATCAACACGGATGCGATTCGGGACTATATCCGTAAAGGTGAGATCGACGAGATTGAAGCTATCATTCCTCGATGCACCTTTGATGGGATGTGTACGATGAACCAGTCTCTTTACAAGCTCTATGAGGCAGGACGCATTACGGAAGAGACGGCTCTAGAGATGTCGCCTAAACCGAATGAAATGGCTCAAATTCTCAGAGGTCGTGTTTAA
- the mtnA gene encoding S-methyl-5-thioribose-1-phosphate isomerase, with translation MTFTNQVYPVVWYEDHVLLIDQTRLPEEYDLVQISRSDDMAEAIKTMIVRGAPAIGVAAAYGMYLGAREIETRDRDQFLVELEAVAKRLKATRPTAVNLFWAIDRMVRTAKQTIGPVEYLQEVLLKTAQLINTEDLQTCQAIGDHGLLALPPEPQQLRILTHCNAGALATAGYGTALGVVRSAWREGRLERVYADETRPRLQGAKLTAWECVQEGIPVTLLTDSMAAHCMQRKMVDVVVVGADRIAANGDTANKIGTYSLALVAKAHNVPFFVAAPLSTIDFNLSDGSQIPIEERDPVEVYQIGDTRICPPEVEFYNPAFDVTPAELITGIITEHGVVKPGELVNFREKQAV, from the coding sequence ATGACTTTTACAAACCAGGTCTACCCCGTTGTTTGGTACGAAGATCACGTCTTGCTGATTGATCAGACTCGCCTGCCAGAAGAGTATGACCTTGTTCAAATTAGTCGCTCTGATGATATGGCAGAGGCAATTAAGACAATGATCGTTCGGGGAGCACCGGCGATCGGAGTTGCTGCTGCCTATGGGATGTATTTGGGGGCACGGGAGATTGAGACACGCGATCGCGACCAGTTTTTGGTAGAGCTAGAAGCGGTTGCCAAGCGGCTCAAGGCAACTCGTCCAACGGCGGTCAATTTGTTCTGGGCGATCGACCGGATGGTGCGGACAGCCAAGCAAACCATTGGCCCTGTGGAATATTTGCAGGAAGTGCTGCTGAAGACGGCACAACTGATTAACACCGAAGATTTGCAAACCTGTCAGGCGATCGGTGATCACGGTTTGCTGGCGTTACCTCCGGAACCACAGCAATTGCGAATCTTGACCCACTGTAATGCAGGAGCATTGGCTACAGCAGGCTATGGCACGGCGTTGGGAGTGGTGCGATCGGCATGGCGGGAGGGTCGGCTAGAACGAGTCTATGCCGATGAAACCCGTCCTCGCTTACAGGGAGCAAAGCTCACGGCATGGGAGTGTGTGCAGGAGGGCATTCCCGTTACCCTGCTAACAGACAGCATGGCAGCCCACTGTATGCAGCGCAAGATGGTGGATGTGGTTGTGGTCGGAGCCGATCGCATTGCGGCTAATGGCGATACGGCGAACAAGATCGGTACTTATAGCCTCGCACTCGTCGCCAAGGCACACAACGTTCCGTTCTTTGTCGCGGCTCCTTTATCAACGATCGATTTTAACTTAAGCGACGGTAGTCAGATTCCCATTGAGGAACGCGATCCGGTTGAGGTTTATCAGATTGGCGATACCCGCATCTGCCCGCCAGAGGTGGAGTTTTACAATCCGGCATTTGATGTTACCCCAGCGGAGTTGATTACAGGCATCATCACGGAACACGGTGTTGTAAAACCTGGAGAACTGGTCAACTTCCGGGAGAAGCAAGCCGTTTAA
- a CDS encoding circadian clock KaiB family protein: MADSSLLSHSTNIFKGIALFTPGGDLVYCIDPHKRDRWHVQLCATLQEMLGLSELPHFLSPFYAATIDRWLNPKTQHIETYAEASPLVLRYQGLLNAVFGLEDVIWKPIPGLEDLCDPIVMSTYQTQFPQLWETHDLVVQLDQAKINSAQAQLKSSQLSWSPMPPAPTAQGYVLRLYVSGNNTATERILQNLHHLLERSLKHPYTLKVVDIYKHPDLAENDQIAATPTLVKVYPPPVRRIVGDLEDVAKILQILASPIENF; encoded by the coding sequence GTGGCTGACTCATCTTTACTTAGCCATTCCACAAATATTTTTAAGGGCATTGCGCTGTTTACTCCGGGTGGAGACTTAGTCTATTGCATAGACCCTCACAAGCGCGATCGCTGGCATGTACAATTGTGTGCGACGCTACAAGAGATGTTGGGACTCAGCGAGTTGCCCCATTTTTTGTCGCCTTTTTACGCGGCTACAATCGATCGCTGGCTCAATCCTAAAACTCAACACATTGAAACCTATGCCGAAGCCTCTCCCCTCGTGCTGCGCTATCAAGGGCTGTTGAATGCAGTATTTGGATTAGAGGATGTGATCTGGAAACCGATCCCAGGGTTAGAGGATTTGTGTGACCCGATTGTCATGTCAACCTACCAAACCCAGTTTCCGCAACTATGGGAGACTCATGATTTAGTGGTGCAGCTTGATCAGGCTAAAATCAATTCTGCTCAGGCTCAGTTAAAAAGCTCTCAACTCTCGTGGTCACCGATGCCGCCTGCTCCAACTGCACAGGGCTACGTGTTGCGGCTTTACGTTTCCGGTAATAACACTGCCACAGAGCGAATTCTGCAAAACTTACACCATCTACTGGAGCGATCGCTCAAACATCCCTACACGCTGAAGGTGGTCGATATTTACAAGCACCCTGACCTGGCGGAGAATGACCAAATTGCTGCCACCCCAACGTTGGTCAAGGTCTATCCTCCTCCTGTCAGGCGAATTGTCGGTGATTTAGAGGATGTGGCTA